The segment TATTGGTTTTGGATAATGAAGGATTCACTATTCTTGAACTTAACATAAATAATTATAATATTGTCCAGGATGTTAAATTATCGTGAAACTTCAACCTGGCCATATACTGGATGGCGCAATGCAGCTACATTCACAATACAGCTTGCAAGTGCCCCATATGAAAGTCCTGCATATTCTGCTGAATATACTGTAGAAGTATCAGGGCTGAAATCCGGATTGGGATTAATGTCAAGAATATAGAAAATGCCATCTTTCAACCGCATATCGATCCTTGCATAATCGCGGCAGCCCAAAGCCTTATATGCTCTAAGTGCAGTTTGATTTAACATTTCCAGTTGAATATTGTCAAGCGGTGCAGGGATTTTTAAATGAATATTTTCATAATGTACTGTACCAGGAAGAAATTTTGAATTATATGTGCATACTCTATCTTTTATATTATCAAATGCACTAAAATCCATCTCTGCAGGAGGTAGTGCATGAATGACTCCATTACCCCATAGTGTGACATGAAATTCCCTTCCGTCAATAAAATCTTCAACAATTGATGGTTGTTTAAAAGTAGTGAGGATGTAGTCAACTCTGTCTATAAGTTCTTTTCGGTTGGTAACAACCGAATCCTCTGAAATTCCAATACTGCAATGTTCAAATGCAGGTTTTACAATTGCAGGAAATCTTTCCCAGTCTATTGTTCTGGGATTATCGGTTACAATACCATATGGTGTTGGAATATTTTTAATGTTCAGTAATTGTTTAATTGCAGCTTTGTTCCAGCAGAAGAAAAGTACATCAGAAGGAGAACCGGTATAAACAAATTGATTCTCTTCAAGGATTTGAGCTACTGCGTGCTCACTGTGATCAACGCCTGGCAAACCCTCGCACCAGTTGAAGAGGATGTATTCGTTTGGATTATAGTTGTGTAATATTTTATCCAGAGAATGATGAGTTACAGGAATATCAAGTACAGTGTGGCCTTCATTTTGTAATTCATTGATTAGTTTTTGTGCTGATTGATATGCTGCTTCCTGTTCGTGCAATTCCCATTGTGGATCAATGTCATGGAGCACAATAACAGGAATATCTCTGCGTCTTTGTGTGGGTTCCATTTCCTCTCGTAAGTATATAAAATTTTATAAAAAACACTATATAAATTATATCGATAAAAATTAATAAAATAAAAATGATTTTAATGTTGTAAAGCAAAAAATGCAAAAGAATAGTGATTACAAAAAATTTTTTTCAAATAATTCTGAATATAGTAGCATATTGATGTAATTCAATATTTGATATAATATTTACTGGCGGGTGTAAGAAGTAAAAAATGCATCACCTCATTAAATTAATTCAATGAGGTTCATTTATAAATTATCTTCTGTATTTACTATTCAGTAATAATGTGTGTTTAAATCCCATTTTTGCTGAAAAATTTTATGAATTCTTTTATAGAACTGACTTTTGATGTATATGTATCTACAATAATTGATACAGCATTGTCTATATCATTGGTAGAATTATAAATATGAGGGCATATTCGTAAATATGTTGGGGCATCTACCTCTTCAATTCTACCATCTGGTGTGCAATGAATTTTATTATTGTGGATAATAGCTGTTGAAACTCCTGCATTATGTAAAGCAAGAAAAGCACCATAGGATTTTATTGTACTTCCCATATCAATGACAATGATTCCATGATTGAATGTATTATTGTTGGGAGAAATTAAAGACAACCCTGCTTTGGTTATAGCATTACGAGTATACTGAGTCAGGTAGTGGATGCGTTCTTCAATTCGTTTTATGCCAATATGTAAATGAATATCAACTGCAGCACCTATTGAACCAAATACAGCATCATTTCGCTGTCCTAAGCATTCAAACCTTGATGCATCCTCGGGAATTTTTTCTTCAGGATAATCAAAATAAAAATTATATCCTAATAGTGCAGGTTGAATTTTTTGGATCCATTGTTCACGGATAAATAAAATTCCTGCTCCATGAGGTCCGCAAAGCCATTTGTGAGTGCTAGCTGAAAAACTATCGCATTGTAATTTGCCCATATCAATTACAACACTGCCTAAGGATTGAGCTCCATCAATGTGAATGAAGATATTTTTATTATAGTCCTTGATGGCGTTGCATATTTCTTCAGCTGGTAGCCGTAACCCCGAAATATTTGATATATGTGAAAACGTTACTATTTTAGTTTTTGGCGATAGTTGTTGTAAAAAAGACTTAATGTAGTATTCTTTATTGGTCTGAGTCATATCAAGTTTAACGGTTTTGATGGTGAATGGTACATTTTGGAATTTATACTGCCAACTTCGATAATTTGTTGGATGATTTTGCTCCCAGACAACTATCTCATCCCCTCTTTTCAGATTGAATCCCTGAACTATAATGGAATTTGCTTCTGATGTATTTCGTACAAAAGCCAGTTCTTTTTTATTTTCTATGCCAAGCATTTTGCAAACCTTTTCTTTGGATTTTTCAACGTGCTTTTTGATAAAATCTAATCTATTAATAAAGCTTACATCTTCGTTAATCTGATTTGTAAATTGCCATAAATACATATTCACATGATCAAACGTTGGACAAAGGTTAGCTGCATTCAATGGTGGTCGTGTGCTGAAAGTGAATAGAGATCGTATTGTGTCCCAATTAGCTTTGGAAAGATTTTTTAATGCAGAATCAGTAATAATTTTTTTATCAGAAGGGATATCAATAACCTCCGTTGTTTTATTACATCCTGCAAATGCCAGTAATGCAGATGCTGATACATAGCTAGCATTGTGTAAAAATTCCTTTCGAGATAATTTCATGGCTAAACCTCCTCTATATAAAGTTTATATTTTATATAATAGAATACTATTAGGATTATACGTGTTTAAATACTATTTTAAGATTGAATAAAAAGCAAATAAATTATTTATTTACTTGACAATAAAATTAACGCTGTTAAATTAACAATGTTAAATTAATAATCTTCAACAATGTTGTTATTTAAGGAAAAATATATGCCCAGAACACCCAGAAATATCCAGGAAGTTGATAGTTTCAAACAGCAAATACTAGATGCAGCAGCAAAGATTGTTATAAAAGAGGGATTTAACAAACTAAGCATGCGAAAAATTGCTTCCGTATTAGGTGTTACAGCAACAACTCTTTATAACTATTTCACCAATAAGGATGAATTGTATTTTTATATTCGTATACGGGGATTTGAATTATTGTACCAGCTATTTGAAAGCGCATACAATTCCGTATTAGATTCAAGAGAAAAGATGAGAGCTCTCATCTTGGCGTATATCAACTTTGGAATAGAGTATCCAGATTATTATGAAATAATGTTTATAAACCGCAATGTACCAAAATTTA is part of the Spirochaetota bacterium genome and harbors:
- a CDS encoding aminotransferase class V-fold PLP-dependent enzyme; translation: MKLSRKEFLHNASYVSASALLAFAGCNKTTEVIDIPSDKKIITDSALKNLSKANWDTIRSLFTFSTRPPLNAANLCPTFDHVNMYLWQFTNQINEDVSFINRLDFIKKHVEKSKEKVCKMLGIENKKELAFVRNTSEANSIIVQGFNLKRGDEIVVWEQNHPTNYRSWQYKFQNVPFTIKTVKLDMTQTNKEYYIKSFLQQLSPKTKIVTFSHISNISGLRLPAEEICNAIKDYNKNIFIHIDGAQSLGSVVIDMGKLQCDSFSASTHKWLCGPHGAGILFIREQWIQKIQPALLGYNFYFDYPEEKIPEDASRFECLGQRNDAVFGSIGAAVDIHLHIGIKRIEERIHYLTQYTRNAITKAGLSLISPNNNTFNHGIIVIDMGSTIKSYGAFLALHNAGVSTAIIHNNKIHCTPDGRIEEVDAPTYLRICPHIYNSTNDIDNAVSIIVDTYTSKVSSIKEFIKFFSKNGI
- a CDS encoding TetR/AcrR family transcriptional regulator, with amino-acid sequence MPRTPRNIQEVDSFKQQILDAAAKIVIKEGFNKLSMRKIASVLGVTATTLYNYFTNKDELYFYIRIRGFELLYQLFESAYNSVLDSREKMRALILAYINFGIEYPDYYEIMFINRNVPKFMDCIGTPLEDVGAKEKEIALKPFAYVIEKLQQHCVCEPHEAYDTALQLWIECNGVVSLYNSRLIREVHDNPRDFVNTYVEIITQRYVPLE